The bacterium genome contains a region encoding:
- a CDS encoding DUF948 domain-containing protein codes for MISQDFLYYSLGVGFLILVGFFSYAAHNLSKSLKEVTAILSKIDSITKDVESLKDIVKSGIMYLVNMFGKKAFGPSGPMARRGVKRK; via the coding sequence TTGATCTCGCAAGACTTTCTTTATTATTCGTTGGGAGTAGGGTTCTTAATTCTGGTAGGTTTCTTCTCGTATGCTGCCCATAATTTATCTAAATCATTGAAAGAGGTTACTGCAATTCTTTCTAAGATTGATTCAATTACAAAAGATGTTGAAAGCTTAAAAGATATAGTTAAAAGTGGAATTATGTATTTGGTGAATATGTTTGGGAAAAAGGCCTTCGGCCCAAGTGGACCTATGGCCCGGAGGGGGGTGAAGAGAAAATGA
- a CDS encoding redox-regulated ATPase YchF, whose amino-acid sequence MSSLKVGLVGLPNVGKSTLFNALLKKQQAYVANFPFATIEPNVGIVPVPDERLNKLSPLYGNAPIVPATVEFVDIAGLIEGASKGEGLGNKFLNHIRQVDAICFVLRAFSDPDVIRQGVKDPKSDLEILRLELALADEETLELHMKKKNANPDELPLFSKKPFLVVLNIDENEVGKAFEIETKYATELGIDKNQVVAICAKVEAELAELTELEQKEYLDSIGASFSALDKLIQKAFTTLGLITFLTAGEKEVRAWTIKDGISAQEASGVIHTDFMAKFIKADTVDFVEFIKAGGWKLARELGKVRSEGRDYVVKDGDVIEFKIGS is encoded by the coding sequence ATGTCGTCTTTAAAAGTAGGACTTGTGGGCCTTCCAAATGTTGGTAAATCAACGTTGTTTAATGCTCTCCTTAAAAAGCAACAGGCATATGTTGCTAACTTTCCATTTGCAACTATAGAACCAAACGTGGGAATTGTTCCCGTTCCTGATGAAAGGTTGAATAAACTAAGCCCATTATATGGTAATGCTCCGATTGTTCCTGCTACTGTAGAATTCGTTGATATAGCAGGTTTAATTGAGGGAGCCTCAAAAGGTGAGGGGCTTGGTAATAAATTTTTAAATCACATACGTCAAGTTGATGCTATTTGTTTTGTGCTCCGAGCATTCTCTGATCCTGACGTAATTCGACAAGGAGTAAAGGACCCTAAAAGTGATTTAGAAATATTAAGGCTTGAACTAGCCCTTGCAGATGAAGAAACTTTGGAACTTCATATGAAGAAAAAAAATGCAAATCCAGATGAATTACCACTTTTTTCAAAAAAACCATTTCTGGTTGTTTTAAATATAGATGAAAATGAGGTGGGGAAAGCTTTCGAAATAGAAACGAAATATGCAACTGAACTGGGGATTGATAAAAATCAAGTTGTTGCAATATGTGCCAAAGTTGAGGCAGAGTTGGCAGAACTTACGGAGCTAGAACAAAAAGAATATCTAGATTCAATTGGGGCAAGTTTTTCCGCACTTGATAAATTGATTCAGAAAGCCTTTACAACTTTGGGTTTGATAACATTTTTAACAGCAGGAGAAAAAGAAGTACGAGCCTGGACCATCAAAGATGGGATATCAGCACAAGAGGCAAGTGGTGTAATTCATACTGACTTTATGGCAAAGTTTATCAAAGCCGACACGGTCGACTTTGTGGAATTCATAAAGGCAGGTGGCTGGAAATTAGCCAGAGAATTGGGTAAAGTAAGAAGTGAAGGAAGGGATTATGTTGTCAAAGACGGAGATGTTATTGAGTTTAAGATTGGAAGTTAA
- the rpsF gene encoding 30S ribosomal protein S6, with the protein MNNYELTVILEGKTTSAKKKSFLEGLDKIVKIFEGKVKSAEDWGVKEMFHEIKKQKTGLYLHLNIEMPAKSVKGFETKLRTDDSVLRHLIVVVK; encoded by the coding sequence ATGAACAATTACGAATTAACTGTTATTCTTGAAGGTAAGACAACATCTGCTAAAAAGAAATCTTTTTTGGAGGGTTTGGATAAGATTGTTAAAATTTTTGAAGGAAAGGTTAAAAGTGCAGAAGATTGGGGAGTTAAAGAAATGTTTCATGAAATAAAGAAACAAAAGACGGGTTTGTATCTTCATTTAAATATTGAAATGCCTGCAAAATCAGTTAAAGGGTTTGAAACAAAATTACGAACAGATGATAGTGTTTTAAGACACTTGATTGTTGTTGTAAAATAA